A window of the Salegentibacter mishustinae genome harbors these coding sequences:
- a CDS encoding peptidase associated/transthyretin-like domain-containing protein: protein MHIINISREKGGVSELSGRFSVEVSGGDTLVFSSVQYKKGKIVVNREILQLENYRIKLVEDLTELEEVKLHKLSGNLAKDISGIKTFNKFDLNAPMARKPPPTQIERQAFTATTGPGGSKLSLIGVLTGKIPLAPIMNKLNGTLDEVEKRQENADLKFQVEKAVYLISEQIFITDFNIPANEIMDFAYYCAENYDLEILLDNPLELYEFFQSKAAEFKALKTLD from the coding sequence GTGCACATTATAAATATTAGTCGAGAAAAAGGTGGCGTTAGTGAACTTTCAGGGCGTTTTTCAGTCGAAGTCAGTGGAGGGGATACTTTGGTTTTTTCTTCCGTTCAATATAAAAAGGGAAAGATCGTAGTAAATCGCGAAATTCTTCAGCTAGAAAATTATAGAATTAAACTAGTAGAAGATCTAACTGAATTAGAAGAAGTAAAACTTCATAAGCTCTCGGGAAACCTTGCCAAAGATATTTCAGGAATTAAAACCTTTAATAAATTCGATTTAAATGCACCAATGGCAAGAAAACCGCCGCCAACGCAAATTGAAAGACAAGCCTTTACCGCTACCACTGGCCCTGGCGGCAGTAAATTGAGTTTAATTGGGGTTTTGACAGGAAAAATTCCTCTGGCGCCAATTATGAATAAACTAAACGGGACTTTAGATGAGGTGGAAAAAAGGCAGGAAAATGCCGATTTAAAATTTCAGGTGGAAAAAGCGGTTTACCTAATTTCTGAACAAATCTTTATTACAGACTTTAATATCCCGGCAAACGAGATAATGGATTTTGCGTATTATTGTGCTGAAAATTACGATTTAGAAATTCTACTGGATAATCCTTTAGAGTTATATGAGTTTTTTCAATCTAAAGCAGCAGAATTTAAGGCCTTAAAGACTTTGGATTGA